One genomic window of Glycine soja cultivar W05 chromosome 9, ASM419377v2, whole genome shotgun sequence includes the following:
- the LOC114367836 gene encoding repetitive proline-rich cell wall protein 2, which translates to MASLSSLVLLLAALILSPQVLANYENPPVYKPPTEKPPVYKPPVEKPPVYKPPVENPPIYKPPVEKPPVYKPPVEKPPVYKPPVEKPPVYKPPVEKPPVYKPPVEKPPVYKPPVEKPPVYKPPVEKPPVYKPPVEKPPVYKPPVEKPPVYKPPVEKPPVYKPPVEKPPVYKPPVEKPPVYKPPVEKPPVYKPPVEKPPIYKPPVEKPPVYKPPYGKPPYPKYPPTDDTHF; encoded by the coding sequence ATGGCTTCCTTAAGCTCCTTAGTGCTGCTCCTTGCAGCTCTAATTCTATCCCCTCAAGTTCTTGCAAACTATGAGAATCCCCCAGTGTACAAGCCTCCCACTGAGAAACCACCAGTTTATAAGCCCCCAGTTGAGAAGCCTCCTGTTTACAAACCTCCAGTTGAAAACCCCCCAATTTATAAGCCTCCAGTAGAGAAGCCACCAGTGTACAAGCCCCCAGTTGAGAAACCCCCAGTGTACAAGCCCCCAGTTGAAAAACCACCAGTGTACAAGCCCCCAGTTGAGAAACCACCAGTGTACAAGCCCCCAGTTGAAAAACCCCCAGTTTACAAGCCCCCAGTTGAAAAACCCCCAGTGTACAAGCCCCCAGTTGAAAAACCACCAGTGTACAAGCCCCCAGTTGAGAAGCCCCCAGTTTACAAGCCCCCAGTTGAGAAGCCACCAGTTTACAAGCCCCCAGTTGAGAAGCCACCAGTATACAAGCCCCCAGTTGAGAAGCCTCCAGTGTACAAGCCACCAGTAGAGAAGCCTCCAGTTTACAAGCCACCAGTAGAGAAACCTCCAGTTTACAAGCCCCCAGTGGAGAAACCTCCTATTTACAAGCCACCTGTTGAGAAGCCTCCGGTCTACAAGCCACCATATGGAAAGCCACCATACCCAAAGTACCCTCCAACTGATGACACCCATTTCTGA